The genomic DNA GGGATGGCGCGCCCTTCGGTGGTTTGCTCGGTCTCGGGCACCATGATGCGCGAGACGAGGATGGCTGCCGGGGCGGAGATGATGCTGGCGGCCAGGATCTGGCCCATGGCACCGGGGATGGTGGCGGAGAGGATGGAGGCGTAGAGCACGAGCATGGTCCCGGCGATGGTGGCCATGCCGCAGGTCATGAGCGAGAAGAGCTCGCTGCGGGTCATGCGGGCGAGGTAGGGTCGGACCACGAGGGGGGCTTCGACCATGCCCATGAAAATGTTGGCTGCCGCAGCCACGCCGAGGGCGCCGCCGACACGCATGGTTCGTTGGAGCAGGAAGGAGAATCCCTGGACCACGAGGGGCAGGATGCGCCAGTGGTAGAGCACGGCGGACACGGCGGACATGACCAGGATGATGGGCAGGGCGCGGAAGGCGAGGATGAAGCTCGCGCCGGGATAGGGCTCGGCAAAGGGCAGGTCGCCGCCGCCGAGGTAGCCAAAGACGAAGGAGGTCCCGGCCATGGTGGCTTTTTCGATGACCAGGGCGACCTCATTGAGGCCGAGAAAGAACCGTTCGAAGAGCGGCACCTTGAGCATGAGCAGGGCCAGCCCGAGTTGCAGTCCCAGCCCGATGGCGATGGGCAACAGGCGCACCTCGCGCCGTTTCTCGCTCATGAGCCAGGCCAGCCCCACCAGCGCCATCAGTCCCATGGCGCTTTGCAGCGTGTTCACATCCATTCCCCACCCCCCTGAATTGAAAGTGTCACCGGGTGGAGTACCGGCTTGGCCGATTTGGCGCAAGGGGCCAGACGCAAGGGGCCAGATGCAAGGGGCAGCGGGTGTGTCTAGTCGTCGCGCCCGGCGGTGCCTGCGGGCAGCAGACGCAGCATGGGCATGGCCGCCAGCAGGGCGCAGCCGAGGATCATGAATCCGTGGTCAAAGCGTCCGGCATCGCCCATGGCCCCGAGAAAGATGGGCGCAACGCCGATGCCGATGACGGCGTTGATCGGCCCCATGAGGGCCAGGGCCACGGTGCGGTGTTCTGGGGGAAAGACCGTGGATACCAGGGTGAATCCGGGCGCGAACATGAACACCGAGCACATGGGCTGGAGCAGGACCACGACCATCAGTGGCGTGTCTGAAGTCAGGCCAAGGGCGATCAGGGCGCTTCCGGTCAGGAGCAGGAAGAGGAATATGGCGGGCCTGGCTCCCCATCGGTCGGTGATCCAGCCCGCCACAAAGGGGGCGAAGCAGGCCAGCACTCTGGACACGGACAGGAGTTTGTTGGCGGCCTCGCGGGTGTAGCCGTGGGCATCGGCCAGATAGAGCGGGAGCATGGAGTATGGGCCGACGGACGCACAGACGCCCAGGCAGAAGAAGAGCACGAGCACCCAGAATATGGGCCGCCTGACGATCTGCATGACCACGGGCGGACCGGGCACGGTGCCTGGGAACTCGCCGCCCCTGCCCGATCGCAGGAACCACAGGCCCAGACAGAGCTGCACCGCGCCGAGCAGATGGAGGGAGGCCCGCCAGTCGAAGCAGAGCAGCACGGCCTCGGCCAGGATCGGGGCCGTCACAAAGGCGAGATTGGGGGCCAGTTCGTGCACGGCCATGGACTTGCCCCAGTCCTCCTTGCGGATAAGGGAGAAAATGGTGGCGATGCCCGAGGGCAGGTAGAAGCCCGCAGCCACGCCCATGGTGAAGAGGGCGGCCAGCAGCCCTGCGTAGTCCCTGGCCAGGGGGGTGGCCAAGGCACACGCGCCCACGAGCAGGGACGAGATGCCCACGGTCCGCCGGTGGTTGACGGCCCTGGAGAGGAAGCCGCTCAGGAGCAGCCCCAGGGCGTTGCCCGCGCCAAGGGCCATGAAGAGCACGCCCGCCCCGGTGTGGGCAAAGCCGAGGTCGGCCTGGATCACTGGCATGATCGGCGCGAGGACGACACGGGAGAGAAAGTTGAAGAAAAAGATGGCCGTCACGAAGATCACTCCGGGGAGGGCGACGCGAAAAGGGGTGCGGGTGTCGAGTGCGCGTGACTTCATAGGTGCCTTCCCGTGTATGGCTCATCCATTTTCCCGGCAAGGCCTTTCTGGAAAGCGTCTTATTTTCAATATACACGGCTTGACCCGTCCTCCCGAAGCCGATACCTATTTCCCATACTTGGCCGTGCCAGCGCGCACGCCCTGAATACGAAATTAAGAGACACTATTCAGCCCGGCAGCCTTTTTGGCGCGGGGTTTGAGTTCAAGGAGAGAAGTCATGGATGTCGAACTTGCAAAGCCCTTCATCAAAGCAGCGGTCGATGTCTTGTCAACCATGGCTTTCGTCAAGCCGCAGGTGGGCAGGCCTTACGTCAAGAAGAACAATGTTGCCGCGGGCGACGTGTCTGGACTTGTCGGCATCACCGGCGAGCGCAACGGCAGCGTGTCGCTCTCCTTTTCCAGGGGGTGCGCGGTGGCCATCGTCAAGAACATGCTGGGTGAGGAAATCGACGACATCATGCAGGATGTCAGGGACGCAGTGGGCGAACTGACCAACATGATCTCCGGGCAGGCCCGAGCCGGGCTGGCAGAGCGCGGCTACGTGTTCCAGGGGTCAACCCCCACGGTCATCATGGGGGACGGGCACACCATCTCGCATATGGCCAAGACGCCGATCATGGCCATCCCCTTCACCACGCCTGACGGCCACTTCACCATCGAATTCTGCTTCGAGTAGGCACCAGCCCACCTCAACCGTTGGAGAGAAGCATGGCGACGCTAGACGATTTCAGGAGCAAGGAATTTCTGGATCAGATCATGGTCCTCAACGAGATATCCGGCGACAAGGATGCCGAGAACCTGCCCGGCCTGATCGACCTTCTCAAGAACCCCGTGGGCGACACCTCCATCGACTACATGGTGGTCAACGCCCTCAATGCGGTCCTGTCCAGCAACGAGGACATGGTCATCAAGGGATTGTCCGACACGCACGCCGGGCTGCGCACCCTGTGCATCCGGGTGGCCGGCGAGCACGGATTCAGGCGCGCCGCCGAGCCGCTCGTGGCCATAGCCGGGACCGAGAAGGACCCGGACCAGCTCATGGACATCCTCAACTCCCTGGCGCGCATCGCCGATCCTTCGGTCACGCCCGTGTTCCGTGCGCACCTCGGCCACGATGACCCGTTCATCAAGTCCGCCTGCATCGAGGCGCTGGGCAGGCTCCAGGACGCCGGGTCCGTGGACAGCTTCAAGGCCATGATCATCGAGAGCGAGGCCCCGGACCGGTATGAAGTTTGCGACATCACCACCTGGAAGGCGGTGGAGGCGTTGTCTTCCTTTTCCGGCGAGGAGACCATCGGATTCCTGGTCGAGAAGCTTCACCACAAGAACCCCACGGTGCGCCGCATCATCACCGACGCGCTCACGAACATGGGCAAGCCGACCGTATCCCTGCTGCTCAAGGCGTTCGAGAGCGGCGATATCGACATGCGCATCCTGGCCGCCAACGTCCTTGGTTTTGTGGGCGACCGCTCCGGCGCGGACGGACTGGTGGCCGCCTTTGACAAGGGGCAGGCGGACGACCCCAATGTCCGTTACGCCGTGTACGAGGCCCTTGGGCGCATCGGGACCATGAAGGGCATCATTTGTCTGGTGGACGGGCTCCACGAACCCGACGAACTCCTCCTCATGGCCGTGGTCGGCGGGCTGGAGCGGCATGTCAATCCGGGCATGACCGCCGCCCTGACCGGGCTGATCGCCAAGGGTGATGATCAGAGCGACCGGCTGGCCAAGGCGGTCATCGCCACCAGGGCCACCACCATTTTTGACGCCCTGTACGAGAACGCGGGCGCGGGCGACGCCCTGGTCGACGTCCTGGCCGAATCCAGGGATCAGGAGATCATCGACGAGTTCCGCGCCGTGCTGGACAGTATCGGCGGAAGCCGCGCCGAGGACGACCTGGACAGACTGCCGCAGGTGGCCGCAGGCGGCAGGCAGGCTCTGGCCGCGGACGACTCCCGCTCCATGTGCGCCATGCACCGCGCCATTCTGACGGATCTCGGATTCGAGCCGTTCATGGCTTCCAACGGCGAGGAGGCCTACGACTTCATAGAGCAGGGCAAGGACTTCGAGGTCATCATCACCGACATGAACATGCCGGTCATGGACGGCATGGAGCTGGTGGGCAAGGTGCGCCACACCCCCGGCTACGAGGAGGTGCCCATCATCATGGTCACCACAGAGTCCGAGGCGTCGCAGCAGGATATGGCCCGCAAGGCGGGCGTCACTGCCTTTATCACCAAGCCGTTCAAGCCCGAAGCCCTCAAGGCCAAGATTTTGGAGGTGGTGGGCGGCTGATTTCGTCCGCCGCAGTAGCGGCACCCCAGCCCAGACTACCGGGAAACCGGGCGCAGAGGAGTATCCCCTGCGCCCGGTTTTTCTGTTGTCGTCCTCTTAGCGGCCTTGACGGCTGGGCGGGCGCGGT from Pseudodesulfovibrio aespoeensis Aspo-2 includes the following:
- a CDS encoding HEAT repeat domain-containing protein, which encodes MATLDDFRSKEFLDQIMVLNEISGDKDAENLPGLIDLLKNPVGDTSIDYMVVNALNAVLSSNEDMVIKGLSDTHAGLRTLCIRVAGEHGFRRAAEPLVAIAGTEKDPDQLMDILNSLARIADPSVTPVFRAHLGHDDPFIKSACIEALGRLQDAGSVDSFKAMIIESEAPDRYEVCDITTWKAVEALSSFSGEETIGFLVEKLHHKNPTVRRIITDALTNMGKPTVSLLLKAFESGDIDMRILAANVLGFVGDRSGADGLVAAFDKGQADDPNVRYAVYEALGRIGTMKGIICLVDGLHEPDELLLMAVVGGLERHVNPGMTAALTGLIAKGDDQSDRLAKAVIATRATTIFDALYENAGAGDALVDVLAESRDQEIIDEFRAVLDSIGGSRAEDDLDRLPQVAAGGRQALAADDSRSMCAMHRAILTDLGFEPFMASNGEEAYDFIEQGKDFEVIITDMNMPVMDGMELVGKVRHTPGYEEVPIIMVTTESEASQQDMARKAGVTAFITKPFKPEALKAKILEVVGG
- a CDS encoding NupC/NupG family nucleoside CNT transporter — translated: MDVNTLQSAMGLMALVGLAWLMSEKRREVRLLPIAIGLGLQLGLALLMLKVPLFERFFLGLNEVALVIEKATMAGTSFVFGYLGGGDLPFAEPYPGASFILAFRALPIILVMSAVSAVLYHWRILPLVVQGFSFLLQRTMRVGGALGVAAAANIFMGMVEAPLVVRPYLARMTRSELFSLMTCGMATIAGTMLVLYASILSATIPGAMGQILAASIISAPAAILVSRIMVPETEQTTEGRAIPPRTSVSTMDAVTHGTVDGVNILINVVAMLIVLVALVSLGNAALALAPNVADAPLTLQRILGWLMSPIVWLIGIPWAEAQTAGSLMGTKTMLNEFLAYLDMARLPPDALSPRSRIIMTYAMCGFANFGSLGIMIGGLGVMAPQRRGEIVNLGLRSIISGTLATLMTGAVVGVIIP
- a CDS encoding chemotaxis protein CheX, whose translation is MDVELAKPFIKAAVDVLSTMAFVKPQVGRPYVKKNNVAAGDVSGLVGITGERNGSVSLSFSRGCAVAIVKNMLGEEIDDIMQDVRDAVGELTNMISGQARAGLAERGYVFQGSTPTVIMGDGHTISHMAKTPIMAIPFTTPDGHFTIEFCFE
- a CDS encoding MFS transporter, whose product is MKSRALDTRTPFRVALPGVIFVTAIFFFNFLSRVVLAPIMPVIQADLGFAHTGAGVLFMALGAGNALGLLLSGFLSRAVNHRRTVGISSLLVGACALATPLARDYAGLLAALFTMGVAAGFYLPSGIATIFSLIRKEDWGKSMAVHELAPNLAFVTAPILAEAVLLCFDWRASLHLLGAVQLCLGLWFLRSGRGGEFPGTVPGPPVVMQIVRRPIFWVLVLFFCLGVCASVGPYSMLPLYLADAHGYTREAANKLLSVSRVLACFAPFVAGWITDRWGARPAIFLFLLLTGSALIALGLTSDTPLMVVVLLQPMCSVFMFAPGFTLVSTVFPPEHRTVALALMGPINAVIGIGVAPIFLGAMGDAGRFDHGFMILGCALLAAMPMLRLLPAGTAGRDD